The Pseudomonas fluorescens genome segment TGAACAGCTGATTTTGACTGACCACATGGTTGACGTAGTTGGCGATCGGCTGGCTCGGTTCGGACAGGCGCAGGCCGAGTTGTTGAACGCGTTGGCTGAGGGAATCGGTCATGGGAAGTCCTCCTGAGTGAGGGCTTCAGCATGTTGGCGCGAGCGAAGGGCGACAAACGGATAGATTTAATCCGACGCATCCAAAAAACTCATGCGTTCGCGGTGTCCTCCAGCCATTGGCAGAAACATTGCGCTGCCGGCGTGAGCGGTCGTTGCGGGGTGACCAGCCAATAACCGATCTCGCCGACCATTGGCGGCGTGTCGAAGGCCGGCACCAAGGCGCCTTCCTTGAAACGCCGTTCGATCATTCGTTCACGGCCCATGGCAATGCCCTGGCCGGCAACGGCCGCTTCGACGACGATGTTGTAGTCATGCAGCATGACGCTGGGCACATGAGCCAGATCGATGCCGCTGTGTTGCTGCCAGTCCATCCATTCGAACGGCTGATGCGACTTGGCCATCAGCAACGGCCCGTTGTTCACGCCCTTGGCCTTGAAGGCCGGGCTGCACACTGGCGTCAGGGTTTCGCCCATGAACCGGCGGGCCTCGACTTTCGCCCAACCACCCTTGCCGTAGCGGATCGCCAGATCCACCTCGCCAGCGTCGACATCGGCCAGTTGCACGGCGGGCAGCAGCTCGACATGGATGTTCGGGTATTTCGCGTTGAAATCCGCCAGACGCGGTGCCAGCCACAGGGTGGCGAAGGAGGCGAGCAGACCGATGCGCAGGGTGGTGGGGCGCTCGCCGCGCAGTTCGTGGGTGGCGGCGGCAATCGCGGCAAGGGCCGGTTCGATCTGTCGGTAGTATTGTTCGCCGGCCGGCGTCAGATCGATCGCCCGGGTGCGGCGCACGAACAGTCGCTGATCGAGGAATTCTTCAAGTTTGTGCACCTGATGGCTGATCGCGCTTTGGGTCACCGACAGCTCATCGGCAGCCTTGATGAAGCTCAAATGGCGGGCCACGGCCTCAAAGGCGCGCAAGGCCATCAGCGGTGGCAGATCCTGATGCAGGGGCACGGCGCAGATCCTTCGGGTTCAGGGCGAGGCGCCGATTGTGCGGGCAAATCCGGTGGGCGGTACATGAATTGTTGTAGAGCGTTCAGGTCAGTGGCTGGTCAGCGCCTGCGCCAGGCCGCATTATTGGCGCAGTCCTGTCGGTGTTCCGGCAGTTGTGATTCAGTCCAAGCGATGCACCGAACGCCATGAGCCAAGACGACAAACTGATCGACCTCAGCACCGAACGCGCCAAGCGGGTTCACGACCTCAACGAAAAACGCCTGAATGAAGTGCGCAAGGCATTCGAACAGGCCATGCCGTTGGGAAAACCGAAGAAAAAGTCGAAAAACAAACCGAAAAAGCGCTGATCTCCCTCTGCATCCGTTGATGCAGGTCAGTTATTTCCCTTTCTTTCCTCCGCACCTTGACCGGCATTGATCCCGGTCAATTTCTGCGCCTGCCCGATTGGTTAACTTGGCTCCATCGCAGCAAAGCAGGGGCCAGGAGGTCAGTCATGTTTTTCGATAACGTGGTGTTTGCCGGGGTTCTGACGGTGGGGCTCATGGTTCTGTTTTTTGCAGGGTTTGGATTTTTTATCTGGAAGGATGCGAACAAGCGCAAGAAGCCTTGATTCTTCCGGGTTTGATGAGCACGCAAGGCATTTTGGGCAACTTCGGTTGCCCTTTTTTTTGTGTCTTGGCGGCCTTTGGGCCGACCATGCTTTGGGTTGTTTTGGGTGAATATCCGTTGCTTCGGGTGCTGCCGCTGGCGGTTCCGCCCTTACGGCGGCTCACTTTTTCAAACGCCAAAAAGTAAGCAAAAGGCTTGGCCCCTGCGTTCGGCACCTCGCTTTGGCTCGGCGTTCCTTCGTTCCGGGATTCATCCGGGGCATCGCCTACGGTTTGCTTCGCTGCACCTCCTCTCGATGCATGCGGCTTCGCCGCACGGTCGCTGCGCTCCCACCCCCGGATCAATCCCTCCACTCAGCCTTCCGATGGGGCCGGCACGTCAAGAGCGGTACTCGAGCTAACGCTCATCGTGTTGAGTGGTGAGGAGCGGAAAGCGGACTGCTTTTGCTTTGATCGTTCCCACGCTCTGCGTGGGAATGCAGCCCTGGACGCTCCGCGTTCCATTTCTGAAGGCAACAAAAAAGGCGTGATCCTTTCGAATCACGCCTTTTTCTTTACAACGGTCTATCAGCTACCCAGTGCCTTCGACGCCAGCCAGAACAGGCCGGCCGACAGGGCCACGGTGGCTGGCAGGGTCAGGACCCAGGCCAGCAGGATGGTTTTCACCGTGCCGCCTTGCAGGCCGCTTTTGTTGGCGACCATGGTGCCGGCCACGCCCGAGGACAGAACGTGGGTGGTGGACACCGGCAGGCTGAAGATGTTGGCCAGGCCGATCATGCTCGCTGCGGTGATCTGCGCCGACATGCCCTGGGCATAGGTCATGCCTTGCTTGCCGATTTTCTCGCCGATGGTCAGGACCACGCGTTTCCAGCCGATCATGGTGCCCAGACCCAGGGCCAGGGCAACCGCCAGAATCACCCAGAACGGGGCGTATTCGGTCGTGGTGGTCAGGTCTTTGCGCAGCTTGTCCAGGTCAGCCTTTTCACGAGCCTCAAGGCCCGGGAGTTTGGCCACTTTCTTCGCGGTATCGTCCAGGCAGAGCAGGTAGCGGCGCACTTCGATGCGGCTCTCCGCCGGCAGCGAGTGGTAATCCGATACACCTTTGAGCGTGTGGAGCAGGGCGGAAATGGTCGGTTCGGTCTGCTGCGGGTTGCAGCGGAATTTTTCCGGCAGGTCGCCTTCGACACTTTTGCCCAGGGCCAGGAATTCGCCGAGGGTGGCGGCGTTGCGCTGGTAGAACTGGCTCAGGTGCAGGGTCGCATCGCGAGTACGTTCGATCTGATAGGTGGTGCTGTTCAGGTCGAGCACGAACTGCGCAGGCACGATACCGATCAGGACCAGCATGATCAGGCCGATGCCTTTCTGACCATCGTTGGAGCCGTGTACGAAGCTCATGGCCATGGCGGACATCACCAGGACCAGGCGATTCCAGAAAGGTGGATGCTTCTTGTCGTCGATCTTGCGGCGCTGTTCTGGAGTCTTGTGCATTTTCGACAGCGGACGCCACCATTTCAGGCCGATCAGCACCAGTGCGGCCACCAGGAAGCCAGCCATTGGCGAGAACACCAGCGAAGCACCGATATCGATCGCTTTCTGCCAGTTCACGCCATCACCCAGCGGAATGTCGTTGATCAGGGCATTGGCCAGGCCGACACCGAGGATCGAACCGATCAGGGTGTGGGAGCTGGAGGCCGGGATACCGAAGTACCACGTGCCCAGGTTCCAGGCGATGGCGGCGGCGAGCAGCGAGAACACCATTGCCAGACCATGGCCGGTGTTCACGTTGATCAACAGTTCTACCGGCAGCAGGTGGACAATGGCGTAAGCCACGCCGACGCCACCCAGCAATACGCCGAGGAAGTTGAACACGCCCGAGAAGAACACCGCCAGGTGAGGCGGCATCGCTTTGGTGTAGATAACAGTGGCTACCGCGTTAGCGGTGTCATGAAATCCATTGATGAACTCGAAGGCGAGGACAAATGTCAGGGCGAGCAGGAGGCTCACAAGCACCCAGGCATCCAGTCCGCTGAATAAATCGATCATGAAGGTTTTCTGACCCGGTCATAAGGGGGCGCGATTATGCCAGAAAAGACTGGAAATCGATCCCCTACCTGCTCATCGGTAACATTCTTCAACGAATTAATTTGTATCAGGGCGCATTACCCGAGCTTTTCGCGGGGTTTTACAAGGTATTGATTCAATTGATAAAAATGCGAAGCACCGGCTTCTTGGCCGGTGTGCGGGAGGGTGCAGAAGCTTGTATGAAATATCTGAGAAACGTGCCTGACATGCTCCAAACCTGTGCAATACAGGGGAGTTGGCCGCTGCCCGCGGGTAGCGGGCGCGCAAGGCATCGTCAGCCCACCGTGCTTGTAACCCGGTGAGTACGTTTACCCTCGAAAGATGCAAAGGACGGCGTCAAGGCTCTTCGGCTTTGAGTTCCTCTTCCATTTTTTTCAGTTCTTGCTGGAAGACCTGATCCTGAACGGTAGGGCGTTTACGCCAGGCTTTGCGTTCCGGTTCGGGCTGGGCGGCGTAGGTGGTGACTTCCCCGCCGTAAACTTCCTTGTAACGTTGTTCCTGGCGCTCAAGTTCCGCGCGCAGTTCGTCTTTCGTCACAGTGCTACCTGTATGAGTTGAGATAAATGTCTGGTGAAACGCACTGCAACGAATCGATTGAACCGGTTCGCCAACTGGCTGCTGCCAAGGCTGGCGGCAGTGTAATCGGCAGGAGGATCAAGACTTCCATGTTACAGGCGGCTACGGCACCAGATTAAAACTGACGCAGCATCAGTTTCCTGTTTCAGCGAGCGCGCTGGCGGTGCATGGGTGATGGTCATCAGGCGCTGGCCGGGGCCGAAGGCAATGGACATTGCTTCGGCAAATGGCGTCGACGGCAAATAAAAGTACGGCGCCACTGAGATGCATTATAGCGGCCGAATCGGGATTGACTATCTTTGCCAAGTTAAAAACGGTTCCGGATGTGTGATTGTTTTGTGACTCGCAACTTTTACCGGTAGTTGCATCGTGGTTGCCGGGTGTTGTGTTTCTGGCGCCATTTAGCCGAACAACTAAGAGGGCAGGCGCATGAAAGATAGCGAGTTGAAAACTGCGTCAAGCCGCTTCCGTTCTGAGCCAAACGAGGGTTTGCGATTATCGGTCGATGGTTCGATAATCGCCCAATGTTGGCGATCTGCTGCTTGTGCATTTACTCGCGAGCCGCTTGTATAGCCGTCGATCCGTACAGGAAAAGGACCTGACATGAACGATCAAATGCGCAATTCCTTTACATCGGTGGCGCCACCGATCGTTGCCTCTGCGGCCAAACGTATCGAGGCCATGACCGGCGATCCGGATTTCATGACCTCCCTGGCCCGTGGGCTGGCGGTGGTGCAGGCCTTTCAGGAACGCAAGCGTCATCTGACCATCGCCCAGATCAGCCACCGTACGGAAATCCCTCGCGCCGCCGTGCGCCGTTGCCTGCATACCCTGATCAAACTCGGTTACGCCACCACCGACGGTCGTACTTATTCGTTGCTGCCCAAAGTGCTGACCCTCGGTCATGCCTATCTCTCTTCGACGCCGCTTGCAGTCTCCGCACAGCCGTACCTCGACCGCATGAGCGAACAACTGCACGAGGCCTGCAACATGGCTACGCTGGAGGGTGACGACATTCTTTACATCGCCCGTTCGGCCACCACCCAGCGCCTGATTTCGGTGGATCTGTCAGTGGGCGGACGTTTGCCGGCGTACTGCACGTCCATGGGCCGGATCCTGCTGGCGGCACTGGACGACACGTCGCTGCGCGAATACCTCGACCATGCCGAACTGGTGGCCAAGACCAGCCGTACGCTGCACACCCCCGAGTCCTTGCTCAAGTGTCTGCAGGAAGTGCGGCAGCAAGGCTGGTGCATCGTCGATCAGGAACTCGAACAAGGCCTGCGTTCGATTGCGGTGCCGGTGTACGACGCCTCCGGCCAGGTGGTGGCGGCGCTCAACGTCAGCACTCACGCCGGCCGCGTCAGCCGTACCGAGCTGGAACAGCGCTTTCTGCCGAGCTTGTTGAGTGCCAGCCGTGACCTCAGTGCGCAGTTGTTCACCTGATGAAGCTGTTCGATAAACGCACAGAGTTGCGTTTATCGAATTGACGCTAAAACCCCCGGATCATTAATGTCGCGGCAGCGTCATCCGGCGCTGTTGTGAATGAGCCCGCCGGATCGTCGACTCCCATAATAATGACAAGAGGCAACTTCCCATGCGCACGTTCCCCGACTGTCGCTGCTCCTGTTCCTGTTGCCGGTTTTAGCGCAACGCCTGATTCCCTCCTTATATGCTTGTGTCCGTGCCTGTCTTTGGCCGGCCGCTGTTCGACTGCGTTTTTTGCGTGGAAATAAAAATAATGAACCAGCCTCAGTCCGCTGTAGGTAACTGCCTCGACGTGCAGTCCTTCATCAATGCCCAACCGATCTCGCGCTATCAGTGGCGGGTGGTGATTCTGTGTTTCCTGATTGTCTTTCTCGATGGCCTCGACACGGCGGCCATGGGATTCATCGCGCCGGCCCTGTCCCAGGACTGGGGCATCGACCGCGCCAGCCTCGGTCCGGTGATGAGCGCCGCGCTGATCGGCATGGTTTTCGGTGCGCTGGGTTCCGGTCCGCTGGCTGACCGCTTCGGGCGAAAAGTCGTACTGGTCGGCGCGGTATTTCTGTTCGGTGCCTTCAGCCTGGCGTCGGCCTACGCCACCAACGTCGAGCAACTGCTGGTGCTGCGCTTCCTCACCGGTCTGGGGCTGGGTGCCGGCATGCCGAACGCCACCACGCTGCTGTCGGAATACACCCCGGAGCGCAAGAAATCGCTTCTGGTGACCAGCATGTTCTGTGGCTTCAACCTGGGCATGGCCGGCGGTGGATTCATCTCGGCCAAGCTGATTCCGGCGTTCGGCTGGCACAGCCTGTTGCTGATCGGCGGGATTTTGCCGCTGATCCTCGCTGTGGTGTTGCTGGTCTGGCTGCCGGAATCGGCGCGTTATCTGGTGGTGCGTAATCGTGGCACGGACAAAGTCCGCAAAACCCTTGCGCCGATCGACCCGGTCACCGTCGCCCAGGCAGCGAGTTTCAGCGTGCCGGAACAGAAAACCGTCAAGGCACGCAACGTGTTCGCGGTGATTTTCTCCGGAACCTACAGCGTCGGTACGTTGCTGTTGTGGCTGACCTATTTCATGGGCCTTGTCATCGTTTACCTGCTGACCAGCTGGCTGCCGACCCTGATGCGCGACAGCGGCGCGAGCATGGAGCAGGCGGCGTTTATCGGCGCGTTGTTCCAGTTCGGCGGGGTGCTGAGTGCGGTCGGCGTGGGTTGGGCGATGGACCGGTTCAATCCGCACAAGGTCATCGGCATTTTCTACCTGCTGGCCGGGGTGTTTGCCTACGCGGTCGGGCAGAGCCTGGGCAACATCACGTTGCTGGCGACGCTGGTGCTGGTGGCGGGCATGTGTGTCAACGGTGCGCAATCGGCGATGCCGTCGCTGGCGGCGCGTTTTTATCCGACTCAGGGGCGGGCCACCGGTGTGTCGTGGATGCTCGGGATTGGCCGCTTCGGTGCGATTCTCGGGGCGTGGATGGGCGCGACCCTGCTGGGCCTGGGCTGGAATTTCGAGCAAGTGCTGACGGCGCTGGTGATTCCGGCGGGCCTGGCCACGGCAGCGGTGGTGATCAAGGGCCTGGTCAGTCATGCGGATGCGACTTGAGTTGAGTCATTTTGATCCGCGCTGAATGTTCCGGCGCCTTCGCGGGCAAACCCGCTCCCACATTGGAATGCATTTCAAAATGTGGGAGCGACCTTGTTCGCGAAGGCGTTCCGAAGAAGTTTTTGATGTTGATTGATAGGTAGGTAACAATCTGTTCGATAATCGAACACTCAGTCGATTATCGGATTGTTTGGTGATTTTCAGCGGCTTAATCTTCAGTGACTCCGGCGCACAACCTCGCGCCTTTTTATCACTGGCGATTCACTACAAAAACGGGAGCCCGCTCCATGGCTGAGATCCTTTCGCTGCACGACGCGGTGAAGCAATTCGTCAACGACGGCGACACCGTCGCGCTCGAAGGTTTCACTCACCTGATCCCTACGGCAGCGGGTCATGAAATCATTCGTCAGGGCAAGAAAGATCTGACGCTGGTGCGGATGACCCCTGACCTGATCTACGACCAATTGATCGGCGCCGGCTGTGCACGCAAGCTGATCTTTTCCTGGGGCGGCAACCCGGGTGTGGGTTCGCTGCACCGTCTGCGCGACGCAGTCGAGAAGCAATGGCCGCATGCCCTGGAAATCGAAGAACACAGCCACGCCGACCTGGCCAACGCCTACGTTGCTGGCGCTTCCGGCCTGCCGTTCGCGGTGCTGCGAGCCTACGCCGGTTCCGACCTGCCGAAGGTCAACCCGCTGATCAAATCCGTGACTTGCCCGTTCACCGGTGAAGTGCTGGCGGCGGTGCCGTCGGTGCGCCCGGACGTGACCGTGATCCACGCCCAGAAAGCCGACCGCCAAGGCAACGTGCTGCTGTGGGGCATCCTCGGCGTGCAGAAAGAAGCTGCACTGGCCGCCAAGCGCTGCATCGTCACCGTCGAAGAGATCGTCGACAACCTCAACGCCCCGATGAACGCTTGCGTGCTGCCGACCTGGGCCTTGAGTGCGGTCTGCCATGTGCCCGGTGGCGCGCATCCGTCCTACGCCCACGGTTACACCGAGCGTGACAACCGCTTCTATCAGGCGTGGGACCCGATCGCTCGCGACCGTGAGACGTTTACCGCGTGGATCAACGAATACATCCATGGCTGCGCTGACTTCAGCGAGTTCCAGGCCAAGTTGGCCGCTGCTTCGGAGGCCAAGTAATGACTTACACCACCAATGAAATGATGACCGTCGCCGCGGCCCGTCGCCTGAAGAACGGCTCGGTGTGCTTCGTCGGCATCGGCCTGCCGTCGAAAGCCGCCAACCTGGCGCGCCTGACCTCGTCGCCGGACGTGGTGCTGATCTACGAGTCGGGCCCTATCGGTGCCAAGCCAAGCGTGTTGCCACTGTCCATCGGTGACGGCGAACTGGCGGAAACCGCTGACACCGTCGTGCCAACCGGTGAGATTTTTCGCTACTGGCTGCAGGGCGGACGCATCGACGTCGGTTTCCTCGGCGCGGCGCAGGTCGATCGCTTCGGCAACATCAATACCACCGTGGTCGGCGATTACCATCAACCGAAAGTCCGTCTGCCGGGTGCCGGTGGCGCGCCAGAGATTGCCGGCTCCGCGAAAAGCGTGCTGATCATCCTTAAACAGTCGGCGCGCTCGTTTGTCGACAAGCTCGATTTCATTACCTCGGTCGGCCATGGCGAGGGCGGCGATTCGCGCAAACGTCTGGGCCTGCCGGGCGCAGGTCCTGTCGGCATCATTACTGACCTGTGCACCATGGAGCCGGAAGAGGGCACTAATGAGTTCGTGGTCACCGCGCTGCACCCGGGCGTGACCCGCGAGCAAGTGGTCGCCGCCACCGGTTGGGCGATCCGTTTTGCCGACAGCGTTGCAACTACCGCTGAACCGACCGAGGTCGAGCTGACCGCCCTGCGCGATCTCGAAGCCCGCACCGCAGCGGCCCACGGCCAGGCACCGGGAGAAGCATGATGCGCGACGTTTATATCTGCGATGCGATTCGTACCCCCATCGGCCGTTTCGGTGGCGGTCTGGCAGCGGTTCGCGCCGACGACCTGGCCGCCGTGCCGATCAAGGCCCTGATGGAGCGCAATCCTTCGGTGGACTGGAGCGCCATCGACGAAGTGTTCCTCGGCTGCGCCAACCAGGCCGGCGAAGACAACCGCAACGTGGCGCGCATGGCGCTGTTGCTGGCCGGTCTGCCGGACAGCGTGCCCGGCGTCACTCTCAATCGGCTTTGCGCGTCGGGCATGGATGCCATCGGCACCGCGTTCCGCGCCATCGCCAGCGGTGAAATGGAGCTGGCGATTGCCGGCGGCGTCGAGTCGATGTCCCGTGCACCGTTCGTGATGGGCAAGGCTGATGCGGCGTTCTCGCGCAACATGAAGCTGGAAGACACCACCATCGGCTGGCGTTTCATCAACCCGTTGATGAAAGCGCAGTACGGCGTCGACGCGATGCCGCAGACCGCCGACAACGTCGCCGACGACTACGAAGTTTCCCGCGAGGATCAGGACGCTTTCGCCCTGCGCAGTCAGCAACGTACGGCCGCCGCCCAGGCTGCCGGGTACTTCGCCGAGGAAATCGTCGAAGTGCGGATTGCCCACAAGAAGGGCGAAACCGTGGTCAGCCAGGACGAACATCCCCGCGCCGACACCACGCTTGAAGCCCTGACCCGACTGAAACCGGTCAACGGCCCGGACAAGACCGTCACCGCCGGCAACGCTTCGGGCGTGAACGACGGTGCTGCCGCGCTGATTCTGGCCTCGGCCGAAGCGGTGAAAAAACACGGCCTGACCGCCCGCGCCAAAGTGCTCGGGATGGCCAGTGCCGGGGTTGCGCCACGGGTGATGGGCATCGGCCCGGTGCCGGCGGTGCGCAAACTCACCGAACGCCTCGGCGTGGCGGTCAGCGATTTCGACGTGATCGAGCTCAACGAAGCGTTTGCCAGCCAGGGTCTGGCGGTGCTGCGCGAACTGGGGCTGGCGGACGACGCGGCCCAGGTCAACCCGAACGGCGGCGCGATCGCCCTTGGTCATCCGCTGGGCATGAGCGGCGCGCGTCTGGTGCTGACCGCCCTGCATCAGCTGGAAAAGACCGGTGGCAAGAAAGGTCTGGCGACCATGTGCGTCGGTGTCGGCCAGGGTCTGGCCCTGGCCATCGAACGCGTCTGACGCAAGCCGTGACGAAAAAGAACAGAGGAAAGCGAAATGACTGACAAGCCTGGTTACCGCCGCCCGCAGGAAGGCACCCAGCCGCCGTACCTGCACCCCAATTATCAATCCACCAATCTGCGCTCGCCCTCCAAGCCGTTGGTGTTTCTGCCGCATTCGCTGTCGGAAATCACCGGGCCGACCATCGGTGCCGAGCGTGTGGCCGATACCGATAACGATCTGACCGCCCAGCATCAGGGTGAGCCCCTTGGCGAGCGGATCATCATTCATGGGCGTGTGCTCGACGAAAACGGTCTGCCGGTGCCGGGGATTCTGGTGGAGATCTGGCAGGCCAACGCCGCCGGTCGCTACAACCACGCCCGTGACCTGCACGACGCACCCCTGGACCCGAACTTCACCGGCACCGGCCGCACCGTGACCGACGCCGACGGCTGGTATCAGTTCCAGACCATCAAGCCCGGCGCCTATCCGTGGGGCAATCACCACAACGCGTGGCGCCCGGCTCACGTACATTTCTCGCTGTTCGGGCCGAGCATCCTGACGCGTCTGGTCACGCAGATGTATTTCCCGGGCGATCCGCTGCTGCCGTACGACCCGATCTACAACTGCGTGCCGGACACCTCGGCCAAGGAACGCCTGATCGCCGCTTTCGATCTGGAAAAAACCATTCCGTCCTACGCCATCGCTTATCGCTGGGACATCGTGCTGCGCGGCCGCGAAGCCACGCCGATGGAGAAAT includes the following:
- a CDS encoding MFS transporter codes for the protein MNQPQSAVGNCLDVQSFINAQPISRYQWRVVILCFLIVFLDGLDTAAMGFIAPALSQDWGIDRASLGPVMSAALIGMVFGALGSGPLADRFGRKVVLVGAVFLFGAFSLASAYATNVEQLLVLRFLTGLGLGAGMPNATTLLSEYTPERKKSLLVTSMFCGFNLGMAGGGFISAKLIPAFGWHSLLLIGGILPLILAVVLLVWLPESARYLVVRNRGTDKVRKTLAPIDPVTVAQAASFSVPEQKTVKARNVFAVIFSGTYSVGTLLLWLTYFMGLVIVYLLTSWLPTLMRDSGASMEQAAFIGALFQFGGVLSAVGVGWAMDRFNPHKVIGIFYLLAGVFAYAVGQSLGNITLLATLVLVAGMCVNGAQSAMPSLAARFYPTQGRATGVSWMLGIGRFGAILGAWMGATLLGLGWNFEQVLTALVIPAGLATAAVVIKGLVSHADAT
- the ccoM gene encoding cytochrome c oxidase subunit CcoM; the protein is MFFDNVVFAGVLTVGLMVLFFAGFGFFIWKDANKRKKP
- a CDS encoding inorganic phosphate transporter, yielding MIDLFSGLDAWVLVSLLLALTFVLAFEFINGFHDTANAVATVIYTKAMPPHLAVFFSGVFNFLGVLLGGVGVAYAIVHLLPVELLINVNTGHGLAMVFSLLAAAIAWNLGTWYFGIPASSSHTLIGSILGVGLANALINDIPLGDGVNWQKAIDIGASLVFSPMAGFLVAALVLIGLKWWRPLSKMHKTPEQRRKIDDKKHPPFWNRLVLVMSAMAMSFVHGSNDGQKGIGLIMLVLIGIVPAQFVLDLNSTTYQIERTRDATLHLSQFYQRNAATLGEFLALGKSVEGDLPEKFRCNPQQTEPTISALLHTLKGVSDYHSLPAESRIEVRRYLLCLDDTAKKVAKLPGLEAREKADLDKLRKDLTTTTEYAPFWVILAVALALGLGTMIGWKRVVLTIGEKIGKQGMTYAQGMSAQITAASMIGLANIFSLPVSTTHVLSSGVAGTMVANKSGLQGGTVKTILLAWVLTLPATVALSAGLFWLASKALGS
- the pcaH gene encoding protocatechuate 3,4-dioxygenase subunit beta — translated: MTDKPGYRRPQEGTQPPYLHPNYQSTNLRSPSKPLVFLPHSLSEITGPTIGAERVADTDNDLTAQHQGEPLGERIIIHGRVLDENGLPVPGILVEIWQANAAGRYNHARDLHDAPLDPNFTGTGRTVTDADGWYQFQTIKPGAYPWGNHHNAWRPAHVHFSLFGPSILTRLVTQMYFPGDPLLPYDPIYNCVPDTSAKERLIAAFDLEKTIPSYAIAYRWDIVLRGREATPMEK
- a CDS encoding LysR substrate-binding domain-containing protein; amino-acid sequence: MPLHQDLPPLMALRAFEAVARHLSFIKAADELSVTQSAISHQVHKLEEFLDQRLFVRRTRAIDLTPAGEQYYRQIEPALAAIAAATHELRGERPTTLRIGLLASFATLWLAPRLADFNAKYPNIHVELLPAVQLADVDAGEVDLAIRYGKGGWAKVEARRFMGETLTPVCSPAFKAKGVNNGPLLMAKSHQPFEWMDWQQHSGIDLAHVPSVMLHDYNIVVEAAVAGQGIAMGRERMIERRFKEGALVPAFDTPPMVGEIGYWLVTPQRPLTPAAQCFCQWLEDTANA
- a CDS encoding CoA-transferase subunit beta, translating into MTYTTNEMMTVAAARRLKNGSVCFVGIGLPSKAANLARLTSSPDVVLIYESGPIGAKPSVLPLSIGDGELAETADTVVPTGEIFRYWLQGGRIDVGFLGAAQVDRFGNINTTVVGDYHQPKVRLPGAGGAPEIAGSAKSVLIILKQSARSFVDKLDFITSVGHGEGGDSRKRLGLPGAGPVGIITDLCTMEPEEGTNEFVVTALHPGVTREQVVAATGWAIRFADSVATTAEPTEVELTALRDLEARTAAAHGQAPGEA
- the pcaF gene encoding 3-oxoadipyl-CoA thiolase: MMRDVYICDAIRTPIGRFGGGLAAVRADDLAAVPIKALMERNPSVDWSAIDEVFLGCANQAGEDNRNVARMALLLAGLPDSVPGVTLNRLCASGMDAIGTAFRAIASGEMELAIAGGVESMSRAPFVMGKADAAFSRNMKLEDTTIGWRFINPLMKAQYGVDAMPQTADNVADDYEVSREDQDAFALRSQQRTAAAQAAGYFAEEIVEVRIAHKKGETVVSQDEHPRADTTLEALTRLKPVNGPDKTVTAGNASGVNDGAAALILASAEAVKKHGLTARAKVLGMASAGVAPRVMGIGPVPAVRKLTERLGVAVSDFDVIELNEAFASQGLAVLRELGLADDAAQVNPNGGAIALGHPLGMSGARLVLTALHQLEKTGGKKGLATMCVGVGQGLALAIERV
- the pcaR gene encoding pca regulon transcriptional regulator PcaR, producing the protein MNDQMRNSFTSVAPPIVASAAKRIEAMTGDPDFMTSLARGLAVVQAFQERKRHLTIAQISHRTEIPRAAVRRCLHTLIKLGYATTDGRTYSLLPKVLTLGHAYLSSTPLAVSAQPYLDRMSEQLHEACNMATLEGDDILYIARSATTQRLISVDLSVGGRLPAYCTSMGRILLAALDDTSLREYLDHAELVAKTSRTLHTPESLLKCLQEVRQQGWCIVDQELEQGLRSIAVPVYDASGQVVAALNVSTHAGRVSRTELEQRFLPSLLSASRDLSAQLFT
- a CDS encoding CoA transferase subunit A, which codes for MAEILSLHDAVKQFVNDGDTVALEGFTHLIPTAAGHEIIRQGKKDLTLVRMTPDLIYDQLIGAGCARKLIFSWGGNPGVGSLHRLRDAVEKQWPHALEIEEHSHADLANAYVAGASGLPFAVLRAYAGSDLPKVNPLIKSVTCPFTGEVLAAVPSVRPDVTVIHAQKADRQGNVLLWGILGVQKEAALAAKRCIVTVEEIVDNLNAPMNACVLPTWALSAVCHVPGGAHPSYAHGYTERDNRFYQAWDPIARDRETFTAWINEYIHGCADFSEFQAKLAAASEAK